One Vespa crabro chromosome 1, iyVesCrab1.2, whole genome shotgun sequence genomic region harbors:
- the LOC124427573 gene encoding protein atonal-like, translated as MELQEMFRYGYMFPPREDEVETCTYLELPNYTKTKSGLPPVSTLTVPRCVLYESNRSDGWHTPSPTASVRSVSPATTLSISSEPEINIIGGPSYRLLSGTVEDQRYTTKRMANSTGCVVVGKTRSSRLDTVDLGEELDVDADGEAEHDKAQSCRGSVISNSSGLSDRTMDADSEDNEETSDGPDSAGNPTSSGRDTRRRGKYVSSTTVRKRRLAANARERRRMQNLNKAFDRLRAYLPSLGNDRQLSKYETLQMAQSYITALYDLLQ; from the coding sequence ATGGAACTTCAGGAAATGTTTCGTTACGGCTATATGTTTCCACCACGCGAGGATGAAGTCGAAACATGTACGTACTTGGAATTACCGAATTATACCAAAACAAAGTCTGGCTTGCCTCCAGTGAGCACTTTGACTGTACCTCGTTGCGTGTTATATGAAAGTAACAGAAGCGACGGCTGGCACACTCCAAGCCCTACGGCGAGTGTACGATCCGTCAGCCCTGCTACGACACTCTCGATTTCTTCGGAAccagaaattaatataatcgggGGTCCCTCCTATCGTCTTTTATCCGGGACAGTGGAAGACCAAAGATATACAACCAAGAGAATGGCTAATAGTACTGGTTGTGTCGTGGTTGGAAAAACACGATCCTCGCGTTTGGACACCGTAGATCTTGGAGAAGAATTGGATGTGGATGCTGATGGGGAAGCTGAACACGATAAAGCTCAGTCCTGTCGTGGAAGCGTCATCAGCAACTCTAGTGGTCTTTCGGACAGAACAATGGATGCTGATAGCGAAGACAATGAAGAGACAAGCGACGGTCCTGATTCAGCCGGTAATCCTACTTCTTCTGGACGAGATACAAGGAGACGAGGCAAATACGTTAGCTCTACAACGGTTAGGAAACGAAGACTAGCTGCCAATGCCAGAGAGAGAAGACGGATGCAGAATCTTAACAAAGCTTTCGATAGGTTGAGAGCTTATCTACCTTCGCTTGGAAATGATAGGCAATTATCCAAATACGAAACTCTTCAAATGGCACAATCTTACATCACGGCACTTTACGATCTTTTACAATAA